From one bacterium genomic stretch:
- a CDS encoding nucleotidyltransferase domain-containing protein — protein sequence MDYLKDEKLKIVLFGSFARGENYSGSDIDIEIIPKEKISEKKIPLLRERIEDLNIPYKVEIVNLDETSMDFKNLALKDAIVWKD from the coding sequence ATGGATTACCTAAAGGATGAAAAGCTAAAGATAGTCCTTTTTGGCTCTTTTGCAAGGGGAGAAAATTATTCTGGCTCTGATATAGATATTGAAATTATCCCAAAGGAAAAGATTAGTGAAAAAAAGATACCATTGCTTAGGGAGAGGATAGAGGATTTGAATATCCCTTATAAGGTTGAGATAGTAAATTTGGATGAAACATCAATGGATTTCAAAAATCTTGCTTTAAAGGATGCTATAGTATGGAAAGATTAA
- the serA gene encoding phosphoglycerate dehydrogenase, translated as MKILVSDPLQEEGLKILRETGAEVSLKTGMREDELISIIPDFDCLVIRSETKVTAKVIESAKKLKIIGRAGVGVDNIDVKAATRKGIIVMNTPDSNTISTAEHTMAMILASSRKIPQAYTSLKSQKWERKLFVGYELFSKTLGIIGLGRIGKQVAIRASSFGMNIIGYDPFLSQDLAKDFKITLVSLEKLFKQSDYITIHTPLSEKTRHLISKREIEMMKDGVIIINCARGGIIDEAALCDGLKSGKIRSAALDVFEKEPPLDSPLLSLDNCVFVPHLGASTIEAQKSVGIEIAAQIKDALEGKVRNAINLPQISPDVTKRLGPWIFLCEAQAKFSSQTIEGSLKEISVEYIGEIEDSEILPLTNTIVVFILSSLLPEENVNYVNAQSIAEEMGIGISFLKSKEKTDYSALISLSLTTDKEKITTQATLFREKFGKIVLIDDFSVEVSLEGNILVLSQTDQPGIIGKIGTILSEQGINIGNLQLARKEKGGPALSVWNLDGELSGDIISKIKEMPQILKVRVASL; from the coding sequence ATGAAAATATTAGTTTCTGACCCATTACAAGAGGAGGGGTTAAAAATTTTAAGGGAAACAGGGGCAGAGGTGAGCTTAAAAACAGGGATGAGAGAGGATGAGCTTATTAGCATAATCCCTGATTTTGATTGTCTGGTTATCCGCTCTGAAACAAAGGTAACAGCTAAAGTTATTGAGTCAGCAAAGAAGCTTAAAATAATAGGAAGGGCTGGCGTTGGCGTTGATAATATAGATGTAAAGGCAGCAACAAGGAAGGGAATAATTGTTATGAATACGCCAGATTCAAACACAATATCAACAGCAGAGCATACAATGGCAATGATACTTGCTTCCTCAAGAAAAATTCCTCAGGCATATACCTCCCTTAAATCACAAAAATGGGAGAGAAAGCTATTTGTAGGCTATGAGCTATTTTCAAAGACATTGGGCATTATTGGTTTAGGCCGTATTGGAAAGCAGGTTGCCATAAGGGCATCTTCTTTTGGGATGAATATCATTGGATACGACCCATTCCTCTCACAGGATTTGGCAAAGGATTTCAAGATAACCCTAGTTTCCCTTGAGAAGCTCTTTAAACAATCAGACTATATCACCATCCATACGCCATTATCAGAAAAGACAAGGCATCTTATTTCAAAGAGAGAGATAGAGATGATGAAGGATGGCGTTATCATTATAAATTGTGCAAGGGGTGGAATAATAGATGAAGCCGCATTGTGTGATGGGCTTAAATCAGGAAAGATAAGGTCTGCTGCATTGGATGTATTTGAGAAAGAGCCTCCGCTTGACTCACCTTTACTTTCCCTTGATAATTGTGTATTTGTTCCACATCTTGGTGCATCAACCATTGAGGCACAAAAGAGTGTTGGGATAGAGATTGCAGCCCAAATAAAAGATGCATTAGAAGGAAAGGTAAGGAATGCCATTAATCTTCCCCAAATTTCTCCTGATGTTACAAAAAGATTAGGCCCCTGGATTTTTCTTTGTGAAGCCCAAGCAAAATTTTCTTCTCAAACAATAGAGGGAAGCCTAAAGGAGATTAGTGTAGAATATATTGGAGAAATAGAAGATTCTGAAATTCTTCCCCTTACAAACACAATTGTGGTTTTTATCTTATCAAGCCTTCTTCCAGAAGAAAATGTAAACTATGTAAATGCCCAATCTATTGCAGAGGAGATGGGTATAGGTATTTCTTTCTTAAAGTCAAAAGAAAAAACCGATTACTCTGCCTTAATTTCCCTTTCCCTTACAACAGATAAAGAAAAAATTACAACCCAGGCTACATTGTTTAGGGAGAAATTTGGAAAGATTGTCCTTATTGATGATTTTTCTGTTGAGGTCTCTTTAGAGGGGAATATCCTTGTTTTATCCCAAACAGACCAGCCAGGTATAATTGGAAAAATAGGAACAATCCTTTCCGAACAAGGCATAAACATTGGAAACCTCCAGCTTGCAAGAAAGGAAAAGGGAGGTCCTGCCCTTTCTGTATGGAACCTTGATGGAGAGCTTTCTGGGGATATAATTTCAAAGATAAAGGAAATGCCTCAAATTCTTAAGGTAAGGGTAGCTAGTTTATGA
- a CDS encoding thiamine pyrophosphate-dependent enzyme: protein MNPITLKSLSKKKEGISSGHRVCAGCGETIATRQILLACERKVVVSSATGCLEVTTTIFPYTAWKTPFIHSAFENAAATISGAYVAYIALKKKGKINEDIDFIAFGGDGGTYDIGLQALSGVLERGDKMLYVCINNQAYMNTGIQRSSATPYGAHTTTAQAGKKAIGKSQERKDLTAIVIAHNIPYVAQAIVGNWSDLVKKVQKALSFDGPSFINVLSPCPLGWGFPSNKTIEMGKLAAETGFWPLYEVENGKYKITYKPKEKKGIIEFIKPQARFKHLLEKMDVIEEIQRRVDAGYEQLLKIAL, encoded by the coding sequence ATGAATCCAATTACATTAAAATCTTTATCTAAAAAGAAGGAAGGCATTTCATCTGGTCATAGGGTCTGTGCAGGTTGTGGTGAAACGATAGCTACAAGGCAAATCCTCCTTGCCTGTGAAAGGAAAGTTGTTGTTTCCTCTGCGACGGGATGTTTAGAGGTTACAACAACAATATTTCCATATACAGCCTGGAAAACTCCCTTCATCCACTCTGCATTTGAAAATGCCGCAGCAACAATCTCAGGAGCCTATGTTGCTTATATTGCATTAAAAAAGAAGGGGAAGATAAATGAAGATATTGATTTTATAGCATTTGGTGGAGATGGTGGAACCTATGATATAGGTCTTCAGGCATTATCAGGTGTCCTTGAGAGGGGTGATAAAATGCTCTATGTTTGCATAAATAATCAGGCATATATGAATACAGGGATTCAAAGGTCATCTGCAACGCCCTATGGAGCACACACAACAACAGCCCAGGCAGGAAAGAAAGCAATAGGAAAATCACAAGAAAGAAAAGACTTAACAGCCATTGTTATAGCCCATAATATTCCATATGTTGCTCAAGCTATTGTTGGAAATTGGTCTGACCTTGTAAAAAAGGTGCAAAAAGCCCTTTCTTTTGATGGTCCAAGCTTTATAAATGTTTTGTCTCCCTGTCCACTTGGCTGGGGATTTCCATCAAATAAGACAATTGAAATGGGAAAGCTTGCGGCTGAGACAGGGTTTTGGCCTTTATATGAGGTAGAAAATGGCAAATATAAAATAACATATAAACCAAAGGAGAAAAAGGGAATTATTGAATTTATCAAGCCCCAGGCAAGGTTTAAGCATCTATTGGAAAAGATGGATGTTATTGAGGAGATTCAAAGGCGAGTAGATGCAGGATATGAACAGCTTCTTAAGATTGCGTTATAA
- a CDS encoding HI0074 family nucleotidyltransferase substrate-binding subunit — protein MERLSLKYKDFLKALETLKDIVKEPFSIIVRDASIQRFEYTFEALWKFLKEYLKEKEGIICNSPKTCFREIFGLGFLTEEETITFLDMTDRRNDTSHTYKEEVALLIYSKIKGYSLLMKGLLAKFEGKIQ, from the coding sequence ATGGAAAGATTAAGTTTGAAATATAAAGATTTCCTTAAGGCATTAGAAACCCTTAAGGATATTGTTAAAGAGCCATTTTCAATTATCGTAAGGGATGCCTCTATTCAGCGTTTTGAATATACCTTTGAGGCATTATGGAAATTCCTTAAGGAATACCTTAAAGAGAAAGAGGGTATTATTTGCAATTCTCCAAAGACATGTTTTAGAGAGATCTTTGGTTTAGGGTTTTTAACCGAGGAGGAAACAATTACATTCCTTGATATGACCGATAGAAGAAACGATACATCACATACATACAAAGAGGAGGTAGCCTTGCTGATTTATAGCAAAATAAAGGGGTATTCCTTATTGATGAAAGGCTTGTTAGCCAAATTTGAAGGCAAAATTCAATGA
- a CDS encoding pitrilysin family protein yields MNSFLRLRYKTLLLFLLSHFAFPSVYTLENGMKIILEERHTTEFVSLQAFVKAGSIYEDEYIGFGISHLVEHMLFKGTKKRPPGEIAGEIEKSGGRIDASTSFDKTMYKITIPSQSIYVAIDILKDALFFPEFPEDELVKEKDVILREIETRDNSPEDFLSRCLFAEAFTTHPVRYPIIGYEELFKRLERKDLIAYHKERYIPSNIAISACGDFEERELLNKIKRVFSSIPRKQEKILNIPDEPRQVSKRTFYAEKPFNLAYLEMGFHIQPITHPDTYCLDLLSEILGKGRTGRLYSSLVDDKALVFGIESFSYTPAFPGLFVISAKMHPNNLKIAEKEILSEIERIKKDGVSQKELNLAKRKVIADIYSLQDTIEKKTGVLGESFFDTGDPYFLDEYVKNIEGVKTKEIRDAAKTYLNSNNMTIALLSPEKLKEREEKIAVKRREIKKGMLPNGLVYLISPSNTKGLVSIYALFKGGRLVERQGKEGISNLTASLLLAGTKNRERKDIAFFVESCGGTIGSFGGRNSFGISISILSEDINKGLSILKEILQEPAFKEDEIERERKKTILSLKNRGDSLFSSCLDKFLLTLYKVHPYRICELGTMESIGSITKKDILSFYEDRIMPNNMVLTVFGDVETGKIEKSINRIFKGWRKGDFYRPKPYFEAQLEEDRELKIKDERFSQVGIMIGFLGSRITDEDRFSLELISCILSRQDGRLFNALREEEGLVYYADVFNIFGIDPGCFIIYSQTSKDNVDSVCEKIEKEIARLKDEEVSSDELNEGRTYLIGQKEVSLENNSQYGFEVGLNELYGIPFSEIERYKENLLKIDGKKIKQIAEKYFNKKAIVIIVP; encoded by the coding sequence ATGAACAGCTTCTTAAGATTGCGTTATAAAACCCTCCTTCTCTTTCTTCTTTCACATTTTGCCTTTCCTTCTGTCTACACCCTGGAAAATGGAATGAAAATAATCCTTGAGGAGAGGCATACAACAGAATTTGTATCTCTACAAGCATTTGTAAAGGCAGGAAGCATCTATGAGGATGAATACATTGGCTTTGGAATATCCCATCTTGTAGAGCATATGCTCTTTAAGGGAACAAAAAAAAGGCCACCAGGAGAGATAGCAGGTGAAATTGAAAAGAGCGGAGGAAGGATAGATGCATCTACCTCTTTTGACAAAACGATGTATAAAATCACCATTCCATCCCAATCCATTTATGTTGCCATTGATATACTTAAAGATGCCCTATTTTTTCCCGAATTTCCAGAAGATGAGCTTGTTAAGGAGAAGGATGTTATATTAAGGGAGATTGAGACAAGGGATAATTCTCCTGAAGATTTTCTCTCAAGATGCCTATTTGCTGAAGCATTTACAACCCATCCTGTTAGATACCCAATAATCGGTTATGAAGAGCTTTTTAAGAGATTGGAAAGGAAAGACCTTATTGCCTATCATAAAGAAAGGTATATTCCCTCTAATATTGCAATTTCTGCCTGCGGAGACTTTGAGGAAAGGGAGCTTTTGAATAAAATAAAGAGGGTATTTTCAAGCATCCCAAGGAAGCAGGAGAAAATCTTAAACATTCCAGATGAACCAAGACAGGTTTCAAAAAGAACCTTTTATGCTGAAAAGCCTTTTAACCTTGCCTATCTTGAAATGGGATTTCATATCCAACCCATTACCCATCCAGATACTTATTGTCTGGATTTACTCTCGGAAATATTAGGCAAGGGAAGAACAGGAAGGCTTTATAGTTCGTTGGTTGATGATAAGGCTCTTGTTTTTGGAATTGAATCTTTCTCTTATACACCAGCATTTCCTGGTCTATTTGTCATTTCAGCAAAGATGCATCCAAATAACCTCAAAATCGCAGAAAAAGAAATACTTTCCGAGATTGAAAGGATAAAAAAGGATGGTGTATCTCAAAAGGAGCTTAACCTTGCAAAGAGAAAGGTTATTGCAGATATTTATTCTTTGCAAGATACCATTGAAAAGAAAACAGGTGTTCTTGGAGAATCATTTTTTGATACAGGTGACCCCTATTTCCTGGATGAATATGTAAAAAATATAGAAGGGGTTAAGACAAAAGAAATAAGGGATGCTGCAAAAACCTATCTTAATTCAAATAATATGACAATTGCCCTTCTTTCTCCAGAAAAATTGAAAGAGAGAGAGGAAAAAATAGCTGTAAAGAGAAGGGAAATAAAAAAGGGAATGCTTCCAAATGGGCTTGTCTATCTTATAAGCCCTTCAAATACAAAAGGTCTTGTATCCATTTATGCCTTATTTAAAGGAGGAAGGCTTGTTGAAAGGCAAGGAAAGGAGGGGATTTCAAACCTTACAGCATCCCTTCTTCTTGCTGGAACAAAAAATAGGGAAAGGAAAGATATTGCCTTTTTTGTGGAGTCTTGTGGTGGAACCATAGGAAGCTTTGGTGGAAGAAATTCCTTTGGAATATCTATTTCTATCCTTTCTGAGGATATTAACAAAGGCTTATCTATACTTAAAGAAATCTTACAAGAACCAGCATTTAAGGAAGATGAGATAGAGAGGGAGAGAAAAAAGACTATACTTTCCCTTAAAAACCGAGGCGACTCCCTATTTTCATCTTGCCTTGATAAATTTCTTTTGACCCTTTATAAGGTTCATCCATATAGGATTTGTGAGTTGGGAACAATGGAATCTATAGGAAGCATTACAAAAAAAGACATCCTTTCATTCTATGAAGATAGGATAATGCCAAATAATATGGTTTTGACTGTATTTGGAGATGTAGAGACAGGGAAAATAGAGAAATCTATAAATAGAATTTTTAAAGGATGGAGAAAGGGAGATTTTTATAGACCAAAGCCATATTTTGAAGCCCAATTGGAGGAAGATAGGGAATTAAAGATAAAGGATGAGAGGTTTTCTCAAGTTGGGATTATGATAGGCTTTCTTGGGAGCCGAATTACAGATGAGGATAGATTTTCCCTTGAGCTTATCTCTTGCATCCTTTCAAGACAGGATGGAAGGCTTTTTAATGCTTTGAGGGAGGAAGAGGGATTGGTCTACTATGCTGATGTCTTTAATATCTTTGGAATTGACCCTGGATGTTTTATAATTTATAGCCAAACATCAAAAGATAATGTAGATTCTGTTTGTGAAAAAATAGAAAAGGAGATTGCAAGGCTTAAGGATGAAGAGGTGTCATCTGATGAGCTTAATGAAGGAAGGACATATCTTATTGGCCAAAAGGAGGTATCTTTGGAAAACAATAGCCAATATGGATTTGAGGTTGGCCTTAATGAGCTTTATGGAATACCTTTTTCAGAAATAGAAAGATACAAAGAAAATCTTTTAAAAATAGATGGAAAGAAAATAAAACAAATAGCAGAAAAATATTTTAATAAAAAAGCCATTGTAATTATTGTTCCATAA